A genomic region of Papaver somniferum cultivar HN1 chromosome 7, ASM357369v1, whole genome shotgun sequence contains the following coding sequences:
- the LOC113293745 gene encoding uncharacterized protein LOC113293745 translates to MANEDKADGNRAKQFRPPLSREILYGEDNWISWVQQPFNLAALIERRNKARHMNWIHVASICNENGVSGFGCIIRDCHGIPIYAYSECVTDETEPVSEFYLEMKAVDKSLEKAEKLKFKNIAVITSEDTSYELNDCAVGQDINDRWCERVFGDESKKRLLEYNVIPRIRDMFIFFQA, encoded by the coding sequence ATGGCTAACGAGGACAAGGCTGATGGAAATCGTGCCAAACAATTCAGGCCTCCCTTGTCTCGTGAAATTTTATATGGTGAAGATAATTGGATAAGTTGGGTTCAGCAACCATTTAATCTTGCAGCGCTAATAGAAAGGCGGAATAAGGCTCGACATATGAACTGGATTCATGTTGCTAGTATCTGTAATGAAAATGGAGTGTCAGGGTTCGGGTGTATTATCCGTGACTGTCATGGTATACCCATTTATGCGTATTCTGAATGTGTTACTGATGAGACTGAGCCAGTTTCAGAATTTTATCTGGAGATGAAAGCAGTGGACAAAAGCTTAGAAAAAGCCGAAAAACTCAAGTTCAAGAATATTGCGGTCATTACATCAGAGGATACTTCCTATGAACTCAATGATTGTGCCGTTGGGCAAGATATTAACGACAGGTGGTGTGAAAGGGTCTTTGGTGACGAATCAAAGAAACGCTTACTCGAATACAATGTGATCCCGAGGATCAGAGATATGTTCATTTTCTTCCAAGCGTAG